Proteins encoded together in one Antennarius striatus isolate MH-2024 chromosome 13, ASM4005453v1, whole genome shotgun sequence window:
- the ddx51 gene encoding ATP-dependent RNA helicase DDX51 encodes MSLFHVDRYLGEEEQEDGSVSKESRSQLLLARLQQKAKEKQKQSLSEQMKQSPEKQTEKELLKKRKGDDNDCSREPPQRKKRNSEMESALLSDNDNHNEPVKKKKKKTGADEKERKKKAKSSSLGKSLADGCETGEDGQEDAGREEEAKTEDEKPKETAEKTSAPIGFKVLGGFENKPVQKVHRVLPQWLAQPDVIHRDIKSNLVSVSDVPELSAQLVKKLHTNGIHHLFPVQKEVIPAILESAQQGLLIGRGGYKPRDICVSAPTGSGKTLAFVLPVIQVLMKRVICEVRALAVLPTKELAQQVCKVFTSYSEGTTLKVVMLAGQKTFAAEQASLSEHRGGMRRSLADIVVATPGRLVDHINKNSGFCLEHLRFLIIDEADRMIDSMHQSWLTQVVKAVYRSGSGPEALSIFRRTEPAYVTAASLSPPQMPLQKLLFSATLTQNPEKLQLLGLHQPRLFSSIHSQTNATSNTNQKQDRFDFPEGLTEFYVPCTLSKKPLLIFHFILRMKLSPILCFTNSRETAHRLYLLVQLFGGIQAAEFSSRLSPGERKKTLKEFEQGKIQLLISTDAAARGIDINGVKCVLNYDAPQYIRTYIHRIGRTARAGKAGLAFTFLLGVQEKNFLQMVVEAGSPGIQKQIVKPENLKGMEARYEQTLQELADVIKDEKAK; translated from the exons ATGTCTCTATTTCATGTGGACAG ATATCTTggagaggaagaacaggaagatgGGTCTGTCTCAAAGGAGTCTCGGTCTCAGCTGTTGCTGGCTAGGCTGCAGCAGAAGGCaaaagagaagcagaaacaGAGTTTGTCAGAGCAGATGAAACAGTCAcctgaaaaacagacagaaaaggagCTTctcaaaaagagaaaaggagatgACAATGACTGTAGTCGAGAGCCTCCACAACGGAAAAAGAGGAACTCAGAAATGGAGTCTGCATTACTTTCTGACAATGATAACCACAATGAACCcgttaaaaagaagaagaaaaaaacaggtgcagatgagaaagagaggaaaaagaaggctAAGTCAA GCAGTTTAGGTAAAAGTCTTGCAGATGGTTGTGAGACAGGAGAAGATGGGCAGGAGGAtgcaggaagagaagaggaagcaaagacagaagatgaaaaaccaaaagaaactGCAGAGAAAACTTCAGCTCCAATTGGATTCAAGGTTCTGGGAGGGTTTGAGAACAAACCAGTCCAAAAG GTCCACAGGGTCCTGCCTCAGTGGCTCGCTCAGCCTGATGTGATTCACAGAGACATTAAAAGCAACCTGGTTTCCGTCTCAGATGTCCCAGAACTTTCTGCTCAACTTGTGAAAAAACTACATACTAATGGAATTCACCACCTTTTTCCAG TACAAAAGGAGGTCATTCCAGCCATCTTGGAGAGTGCTCAGCAGGGGCTGCTGATTGGGCGGGGCGGGTACAAACCCAGAgatatttgtgtgtctgcaccAACAGGCAGCGGCAAAACTCTTGCATTTGTCCTACCTGTCATACAG GTGCTGATGAAGAGAGTGATCTGTGAGGTCCGGGCTTTGGCCGTGTTGCCTACTAAAGAGCTCGCCCAGCAg GTTTGCAAGGTGTTCACATCATACTCTGAGGGAACGACACTGAAGGTAGTAATGCTGGCTGGTCAGAAGACCTTTGCTGCAGAGCAGGCTTCACTTTCAGAACACAG aggAGGAATGAGACGCAGTTTGGCAGATATTGTTGTCGCCACTCCAGGTCGACTGGTTGATCACATCAACAAGAATTCAGGCTTTTGTCTGGAACACCTCAGGTTTCTT ATTATTGATGAGGCTGACAGAATGATTGACAGCATGCACCAGTCGTGGCTCACTCAGGTGGTGAAGGCGGTTTATAGATCAGGAAGTGGACCAGAAGCCCTGTCCATATTTAGGCGGACTGAACCAGCCTATGTGACAGCAGCCAG TCTATCTCCGCCTCAGATGCCGCTGCagaagttgttgttttctgcCACGCTTACACAGAACCCAGagaagctgcagctgctgggcCTCCACCAGCCGAGGCTCTTCAGCTCCATCCACAGTCAGACTAACGCCACCAGCAACACCAACCAGAAACAAGACCGCTTCGACTTCCCCGAAGGTCTGACG GAGTTTTATGTGCCATGTACATTAAGCAAAAAGCCTCTCCTCATCTTCCACTTCATTCTGCGGATGAAGCTGAGCCCCATCCTTTGCTTCACCAATTCCAGGGAGACTGCACACAG ACTTTATCTCCTGGTGCAGCTTTTTGGTGGAATCCAGGCCGCTGAGTTCTCCTCTCGTCTCTCACCTggtgagagaaagaaaaccCTCAAGGAATTTGAACAAGGGAAGATCCAGCT GTTGATCAGCACGGATGCAGCTGCCAGAGGCATCGACATCAACGGAGTCAAGTGTGTACTGAATTATGATGCACCTCAGTACATCAGGACCTACATTCACAG GATTGGAAGAACAGCACGAGCGGGGAAAGCAGGCCTGGCGTTTACATTTCTGCTGGGAGTGCAg GAGAAAAACTTCCTCCAGATGGTGGTGGAAGCAGGAAGCCCCGGGATTCAGAAGCAGATCGTCAAACCTGAGAACCTGAAGGGCATGGAAGCCCGATATGAACAAACACTGCAGGAGCTGGCGGATGTCATCAAG gATGAGAAAGCCAAATAA
- the smim8 gene encoding small integral membrane protein 8, with amino-acid sequence MTNKEVGKGKEIPEKKGFRTPGLSSIQTTSLFRAVNPELFIKPNKPVMAFGLLAITLCVGYLGYMHAMKENDQQLYEAIDSEGEKYTRRKTSKWD; translated from the exons ATGACGAATAAAGAAGTCGGGAAAGGGAAGGAAATTCCCGAGAAGAAAGGTTTCAGGACGCCCGGGCTGAGCAGCATACAGACAACCTCTCTGTTCCGTGCTGTCAACCCTGAACTTTTCATAAAACCC AACAAACCGGTGATGGCGTTTGGACTGCTGGCCATCACCTTGTGTGTGGGCTACCTGGGCTACATGCAtgcaatgaaagaaaatgaccaGCAGCTGTATGAGGCCATCGACAGTGAAGGAGAGAAATACACAAGGAGGAAAACTTCCAAATGGgactga
- the bckdk gene encoding branched-chain alpha-ketoacid dehydrogenase kinase has product MRGPLVMVSRPAPYKLIGLAVMSLPHFAPSLTNRNRALSVPSLLYLDTCLCAPLYHGRNGLSTTVEFSACMRTGPPCSLTARPLMRPILTVKAVEMLSSATRRAATRFGSLSVAPITSTPPPISGTASNRFRSTSSMQGFSELARERSKTVTSFYNQSAIDVSAEKASMRLTLATLLYSGKSPDGHHILSSAKYLHKELPVRIAHRIKGFRSLPFIIGCNPTILQVHELYIRAYHMVSDFPPINDQEADARFCKLVQQLLDDHKDVVTRLAQGFKECRRHLQDETILRNFLDTTLCSRLGIRMLATHHLALHEENPDFVGIICRRLSPKKIIEKWVDFARRLCEHQYGNAPRVRINGHVAARFPFIPLPLDYILPELLKNAMRATMESHLDTPYNVPDVVVTIANNDIDFVIRISDRGGGIPHNIIDKVTDYHFSTAEESAQDPRMSNIFNTITNSGNHSNPMHGFGFGLPTSRAYAEYLGGSLSIQSMQGIGTDVYLRLRHIDGKGESFRV; this is encoded by the exons ATGCGGGGGCCGCTGGTGATGGTGAGTCGCCCCGCCCCCTATAAGCTGATTGGTTTAGCTGTCATGTCATTGCCCCATTTCGCTCCCTCACTGACCAATAGGAACAGAGCCCTTTCTGTACCCTCTCTACTGTACTTAGATACGTGCCTTTGTGCACCATTATACCACGGTCGCAATGGCCTCTCAACAACAGTAGAATTTAGTGCTTGTATGAGAACAGGGCCGCCCTGTTCACTCACAGCTCGTCCCCTAATGCGTCCGATATTGACGGTCAAAGCGGTGGAGATGCTGAGCAGTGCAACTCGCAGGGCCGCGACGAGGTTCGGCAGCCTCTCGGTGGCCCCCATCACCTCAACACCACCGCCGATATCAGGCACAGCGAGCAACAGATTTCGGTCCACCTCCTCGATGCAAGGATTTTCAGAGTTGGCCAGGGAACGGTCGAAAACTGTCACGTCATTTTACAACCAGTCCGCCATTGACGTTTCAGCCGAGAAG GCCTCCATGCGACTGACGCTCGCAACCCTGCTGTATTCTGGGAAGTCGCCAGATGGACATCACATCCTG AGCAGCGCCAAGTATCTCCACAAGGAGCTGCCCGTACGGATCGCCCATCGCATCAAGGGCTTCCGTAGTTTGCCGTTCATCATCGGTTGCAATCCAACCATTCTACAAGTG CATGAACTGTACATCAGAGCCTATCACATGGTCAGTGACTTTCCCCcg ATCAACGATCAGGAGGCGGATGCTCGTTTCTGTAAGCTggtgcagcagctgctggacgACCATAAGGACGTGGTGACCCGGCTGGCCCAGGGCTTCAAGGAGTGTCGCAGACACCTCCAG GATGAAACAATCCTTCGGAACTTCCTGGACACGACGCTCTGCTCCCGCCTGGGAATCCGAATGTTGGCCACGCACCATCTGGCCCTCCATGAGGAGAAC cCGGATTTCGTCGGGATCATCTGCAGACGTCTCTCTCCCAAAAAAATCATCGAGAAGTGGGTGGACTTCGCCAG GCGTCTGTGTGAGCATCAGTACGGGAACGCTCCCAGAGTGCGAATCAACGGACACGTTGCGGCACGCTTCCCCTTCATCCCTCTGCCTTTGGACTACATCCTGCCTGAGCTCCTCAAGAACGCCATGAG GGCCACCATGGAAAGCCATCTGGACACCCCGTACAACGTGCCCGACGTGGTCGTCACCATTGCCAATAACGACATTGATTTTGTTATCAG GATTTCCGACCGCGGCGGCGGCATTCCTCACAACATCATCGACAAAGTGACGGATTACCACTTCAGCACGGCGGAGGAGAGCGCTCAGGACCCCCGCATGAGCAACATCTTCAACACCATCACCAACAGTGGGAACCACTCCAACCCCATGCACGG GTTTGGCTTCGGTCTGCCTACATCCAGGGCCTACGCCGAGTACCTGGGCGGCTCTCTGTCCATACAGTCTATGCAGGGCATCGGCACCGATGTCTACCTGCGTCTGCGCCACATCGACGGCAAAGGAGAGAGCTTCAGGGTGTAG